Proteins encoded together in one Anaerotignum propionicum DSM 1682 window:
- the brnQ gene encoding branched-chain amino acid transport system II carrier protein, whose product MKEKKKGIGDIAVIGMALFATFFGAGNLIFPPYLGINAGSDWFIGFLCFFVADVGVALAAIFAMIKTGDISINGLTGKLGKAPSFIMNILIVLCIGPFLCIPRTAATTFEMGVMPIFPSINSWVFGAIFFGLVLLFTIRPSGVIDVIGKFFTPALVACLLGLIVIGYLHPIGDIVATTNFDTAKEGVLAGYQTMDVLVSIVFIITIVTTAQSKGYSEKKSTVKIITQSSFFAAVALFIVYGGLCYLGATTSAGGFENYNQSILLVAITQKLIGSYGILILGIIVFFACMTTAIGLVSSCASVFVEMTNNKISYTKIIVIEIIFSYFISNFGISTIISIAGPILTLLYPVILVMIILSFFANKIKNNNIYIGAAALALLASAADVSIGYGLPFEFVKNLPLATFQCGWVIPAIIGGIIGKFIPMSEKALLASKNEQADLA is encoded by the coding sequence TAGTGATTGGTTTATCGGCTTTTTATGTTTCTTTGTTGCTGACGTAGGGGTGGCATTAGCAGCAATCTTTGCAATGATTAAAACGGGTGATATTTCAATAAATGGTCTCACGGGTAAATTGGGTAAAGCGCCTTCATTCATCATGAATATTTTAATTGTTTTATGTATCGGGCCCTTTTTATGTATCCCTCGTACAGCAGCAACCACTTTTGAAATGGGCGTTATGCCAATTTTCCCTTCTATTAACTCTTGGGTATTTGGCGCAATCTTTTTTGGCTTGGTACTTCTCTTTACAATCCGTCCATCTGGCGTAATCGACGTAATTGGTAAATTCTTTACACCTGCATTGGTTGCCTGTCTTTTGGGATTAATTGTAATCGGCTATTTACATCCAATTGGTGACATTGTAGCTACAACCAATTTTGATACTGCAAAAGAAGGCGTTCTTGCAGGATACCAGACAATGGATGTTTTAGTATCTATCGTATTCATTATCACTATTGTTACTACAGCGCAAAGCAAGGGCTATTCAGAAAAAAAGTCAACTGTAAAGATTATCACTCAATCCAGCTTTTTTGCTGCCGTTGCTTTGTTTATCGTTTATGGCGGTTTGTGTTACTTAGGTGCTACAACATCTGCAGGCGGCTTTGAAAACTATAATCAGTCTATACTGCTTGTAGCTATTACCCAAAAACTGATTGGCAGCTATGGTATCTTAATTTTGGGAATCATTGTTTTCTTTGCTTGCATGACCACAGCAATCGGCTTGGTATCTTCTTGTGCATCCGTTTTTGTTGAGATGACTAACAATAAGATTTCCTATACAAAAATTATTGTCATTGAAATTATTTTCAGCTACTTTATTTCAAACTTTGGCATTTCCACTATCATCAGCATTGCAGGGCCAATTTTAACTCTATTGTACCCAGTAATTCTTGTTATGATTATCTTAAGCTTCTTTGCAAATAAAATTAAAAACAATAACATCTATATTGGTGCTGCGGCTCTGGCTTTATTGGCAAGTGCTGCTGATGTATCAATAGGTTATGGATTACCTTTTGAATTTGTTAAGAATCTTCCTCTTGCAACATTCCAGTGTGGATGGGTTATTCCTGCAATCATTGGCGGTATTATAGGTAAATTTATCCCAATGTCCGAAAAAGCTCTTCTTGCATCAAAAAATGAACAAGCAGATTTAGCTTAA
- a CDS encoding methyl-accepting chemotaxis protein encodes MKQWFENAKVSKKLSIGFLLTVFLGLIIGIVGIGNMLNMLSRQQKTYDQNTLGIAYSTEAEISFKDVRTSIRDLYIYYDINKQKYCNAITNEMNDIQTQLDHYASRIANEQDQQNFDVAQQAFKNYKNVVDEIVQAANNGDSKDSILVLIKEGASVGNDTSNAFNTLTEYNNLAAKENLDNEKTTSWIAIILMAVTIVISVIIAILMSKFISNIISRPMQMLVMVAEHLEIGDVDVYNLMSEEDKKVKYRKDEIGKVALAFNKLIQANIALSKEAETVATGDLTTTVTVRCEKDIIGKALRDLVEKLHSLISSVAITSEQVDFGARQVSDGAQALSAGTTEQAASLEELTSAVANISEQAVNNAASVQKAGEYVNQAGKGVVSSSEQMEKLNHAMKEIGQSSLQISKITKLVEDIAFQTNILALNAAVEAARAGNAGKGFAVVADEVRNLAAKSAEAAKQTADLIQRSTILVSEGEVLADKTVQLLIDVSEKAAMVENSIIEIESASSSQATAIEQINQGLSQVSAVIQTNAATSEESSAASEELAAQAQVLKQEITHFKLTREKENYSIRENETAFSENQGEQTVYLNPSINDYVKY; translated from the coding sequence AGGCAGAAATTAGTTTTAAAGATGTTAGGACTTCCATAAGAGATCTTTATATTTACTACGATATAAATAAACAGAAATACTGTAATGCGATTACAAATGAAATGAATGATATTCAGACGCAATTAGATCACTATGCAAGTAGAATTGCTAATGAGCAGGATCAACAGAATTTTGATGTAGCTCAGCAGGCATTTAAAAACTATAAAAATGTTGTAGATGAAATTGTACAAGCTGCTAATAATGGAGATTCTAAGGATTCTATATTGGTATTAATTAAAGAGGGTGCATCAGTTGGGAATGATACATCCAACGCATTTAATACACTTACAGAATATAATAATTTGGCAGCAAAAGAAAATTTGGACAATGAAAAAACTACATCTTGGATTGCAATTATTTTGATGGCTGTGACGATTGTGATATCTGTGATTATAGCAATTCTTATGAGCAAATTTATATCCAATATAATCAGCAGGCCTATGCAGATGCTGGTTATGGTAGCTGAGCATTTAGAAATAGGAGATGTTGATGTTTACAATTTAATGTCTGAAGAGGATAAAAAGGTAAAATACCGAAAAGATGAAATTGGTAAGGTTGCATTAGCTTTTAATAAATTAATTCAGGCAAATATTGCGTTAAGTAAAGAGGCAGAAACGGTTGCCACAGGTGACTTGACCACAACCGTAACGGTTCGCTGCGAAAAAGATATTATTGGCAAAGCGTTGCGAGATTTAGTTGAGAAACTTCATAGCCTAATTTCATCTGTAGCGATTACTTCCGAACAGGTTGACTTTGGTGCAAGGCAGGTTTCTGATGGAGCACAAGCCTTGTCTGCCGGCACCACAGAACAAGCAGCATCGTTAGAGGAGTTGACTTCTGCGGTTGCTAATATTTCTGAGCAGGCTGTAAATAATGCTGCCAGTGTGCAAAAAGCGGGTGAGTATGTAAATCAGGCTGGTAAAGGTGTTGTTTCCAGTAGTGAACAGATGGAGAAGTTGAACCATGCTATGAAGGAGATTGGGCAGTCTTCTTTGCAAATTTCTAAGATTACAAAATTGGTAGAGGATATAGCATTTCAGACAAATATTCTTGCATTGAATGCTGCGGTAGAAGCTGCTCGGGCAGGAAATGCGGGCAAAGGTTTTGCTGTTGTAGCGGATGAAGTCCGCAATCTTGCGGCGAAGTCGGCTGAAGCAGCGAAACAGACAGCAGATTTGATTCAGAGATCTACAATATTGGTATCCGAAGGGGAAGTACTTGCGGATAAAACTGTGCAACTTTTAATCGATGTCTCAGAAAAAGCTGCTATGGTAGAAAACTCTATAATTGAAATAGAGTCTGCTTCATCATCTCAGGCAACTGCAATTGAGCAGATTAACCAGGGACTCTCTCAGGTATCGGCCGTTATTCAGACAAATGCAGCAACTTCGGAAGAGAGCTCCGCTGCCAGTGAAGAGCTTGCGGCACAGGCACAAGTTTTGAAGCAAGAGATTACCCACTTTAAATTAACCAGAGAGAAAGAAAACTACAGCATAAGAGAAAATGAAACCGCTTTCTCCGAAAATCAGGGTGAACAAACTGTTTATTTGAACCCCTCAATCAATGACTATGTAAAATATTAA
- a CDS encoding tyrosine-type recombinase/integrase — protein MRLFQENIKIHKEKQAEQKTNAYVLFEGWLQKQVTLNNVKPLTYESYYHCMHKHIMPFFQNEQTNRITIETVSQFTKTVSENELLADTSKKKIFTIFKIALREILKDELNSASILAAVKSPKLETREVEIFSIKEQRSLEAAALQSQDQRALGIILCLYTGIRLGELCALTWGDIDWDSGFMSITKTVSRVKTFKQDTKKTELIVGTPKSRNSMRKIPVPEFLLKLVRHRKLWEENEDAFVLSGKETPIDPRIFQKLYKKLLVDAHLRDRKFHAIRHTFATRGLELGVDIKTISEILGHSNVSITLNIYAHSLIEQKKAAMEKYNAMHIASAEISKYAV, from the coding sequence ATGCGCTTGTTTCAAGAAAATATAAAAATTCATAAAGAGAAACAAGCTGAACAGAAAACAAATGCATATGTGTTGTTTGAGGGGTGGCTTCAAAAACAGGTGACCTTAAACAATGTAAAACCATTAACTTATGAAAGTTATTACCATTGTATGCACAAGCATATCATGCCATTTTTTCAAAATGAGCAAACAAATAGAATCACAATAGAAACTGTTTCGCAATTTACGAAAACTGTCAGTGAGAATGAATTACTTGCGGACACCTCAAAGAAAAAAATATTCACCATTTTTAAAATTGCTTTGAGAGAAATTTTAAAAGACGAGCTAAACAGCGCCTCTATTCTGGCAGCTGTAAAATCTCCAAAACTGGAGACAAGAGAGGTTGAAATTTTTTCGATAAAAGAACAACGGAGCTTGGAAGCGGCTGCACTACAGTCACAGGATCAACGTGCCTTAGGCATTATTTTATGCCTATATACCGGTATCAGACTGGGGGAGCTTTGTGCTCTAACGTGGGGGGACATTGATTGGGATAGTGGGTTTATGTCAATTACAAAAACAGTATCAAGAGTGAAAACCTTTAAGCAGGATACAAAAAAGACTGAATTGATAGTAGGAACCCCTAAAAGTCGTAATTCAATGCGTAAGATTCCTGTGCCGGAATTTCTGTTAAAATTAGTTCGGCATCGGAAACTATGGGAAGAAAATGAAGATGCTTTTGTTCTTTCTGGTAAAGAAACTCCAATTGATCCCAGAATATTTCAAAAACTGTATAAAAAATTACTGGTGGACGCACATTTGAGAGATCGTAAATTTCACGCTATACGACACACTTTTGCTACGCGAGGATTAGAATTAGGTGTAGATATTAAAACGATTAGTGAGATATTAGGACATTCTAACGTTTCTATAACCCTGAATATATATGCCCATTCTTTAATAGAGCAGAAAAAGGCTGCAATGGAAAAATATAATGCCATGCATATTGCATCGGCTGAAATCTCTAAATACGCCGTCTAA
- a CDS encoding HD-GYP domain-containing protein translates to MFEFFQGLTADELIHMLPEDQIRHSLNVEILVGKLVEWLPKPEEVQLFEYYSRAAYYHDIGKVCVPPYILNKTGALTVEERYIIRCHTIYAQDLLAFYRESGSGEIPLFLLPLTVQAAVYHHEWWNGKGYPYGLSGADIPYVARLTSICDAYDAMVSNRPYHLAFTHEYACEEIRRGAGTQFDPVLAKVFLKHKKEIARIINEICTYPTDKLEFEIKRLLITKQN, encoded by the coding sequence TTGTTTGAATTTTTTCAAGGTTTAACAGCAGATGAATTGATTCATATGCTGCCTGAAGATCAAATTAGGCACAGCTTAAATGTAGAAATACTTGTTGGGAAGCTAGTAGAATGGTTGCCAAAGCCTGAGGAAGTACAATTGTTTGAATATTACAGTAGAGCTGCCTATTACCATGACATAGGGAAGGTTTGTGTCCCTCCTTATATACTGAATAAAACAGGGGCGTTAACGGTGGAAGAACGCTATATTATTCGATGCCACACAATCTACGCCCAGGACTTGCTTGCTTTTTACAGGGAGAGTGGTTCGGGAGAAATTCCTTTATTTCTTCTTCCTCTCACTGTACAGGCGGCTGTTTATCATCATGAATGGTGGAATGGGAAGGGATATCCCTATGGGTTAAGCGGTGCAGATATTCCATATGTGGCACGACTAACTTCCATATGTGATGCATATGATGCAATGGTAAGCAATCGCCCATATCATCTGGCATTTACCCATGAGTACGCATGTGAAGAGATTAGGAGGGGTGCTGGCACCCAGTTCGACCCAGTGCTTGCAAAGGTGTTTTTAAAGCATAAAAAAGAAATTGCACGCATTATTAATGAAATTTGCACATATCCAACGGACAAGCTTGAATTTGAAATAAAACGACTTTTAATTACCAAGCAGAATTAA